A genomic segment from Macrobrachium rosenbergii isolate ZJJX-2024 chromosome 30, ASM4041242v1, whole genome shotgun sequence encodes:
- the LOC136854843 gene encoding protein FAM200C-like, with protein MIAKQKKAHSTGEDLVLPVVKEMRCCVLGDESVKKFNSVTLSINTVQRRIEEMPVDISQQVTSEISMSETGFAIQLDESTDVTNCVQLLIFARYLGNEGIKEEFLVNAALEKQQLKEKISSKL; from the coding sequence ATGATTGCCAAACAAAAGAAAGCTCATAGCACTGGGGAAGatcttgttcttccagttgtaaAAGAAATGAGATGCTGTGTCCTTGGAGATGAATCTGTAAAAAAGTTCAACTCTGTCACCCTGTCTATCAATACAGTCCAACGAAGAATTGAAGAAATGCCAGTAGATATTTCTCAGCAAGTGACTAGTGAGATTTCTATGTCTGAAACTGGGTTTGCAATTCAACTTGATGAGTCCACAGATGTGACAAACTGTGTTCAATTACTGATATTTGCTCGGTATTTAGGAAATGAAGGCATTAAGGAAGAGTTCTTGGTGAATGCAGCACTAGAGAAGCAGCAACTAAAGGAGAAGATATCTTCCAAATTGTAG